In Bradyrhizobium sp. 195, the sequence CTTCTGCTGAGACATTGTGCTCCAAGTTGTTAGTTGTGCGGATGTTGACCGGGTCTCTGACGTTGGGTCGCTCTATCAGCTGGATTGGCTCTTGCCGAAGCCAGGTATCCAAGCGCGAGCCGCGCCTCAGTCGCGTGCGATGAGAGTGAAAGCAGCCGTCAACTGAGGGCCGGAACGATCAGAGCTTTGCCAGCCTGGAGCAACGCCATAGTTGCGGGACTCACCGATGACGATAGGGGCAGGCGCCGGAAAGCTGACCCGACCATCTGACGTTTCTGCCGTTACACGTCGCAGATGGGGGTGGGCGCTCAAGTCCGCCATCGTATTCACGTCCGCGAACGCAATCTTGGCATCGGTCAATCGCCGAACTAGCGAACCTCTGGAATAGGTCGCGAAGACGTCAGAAACAGCCTGGTCGGTAGCCCGCCGGTTCCGAATGCGGTCAGCCGCCGTTCTGAAGCGTGGATCATCTGGCAGCGTCGGAGCCTCGAGCACCTCAAGGCAGAGTCTGGTCCATTCGCCGTCGCTTCGGATTGAGACAAGAATGTTTTTTCCGTCTTTGGATCGAAATACTCCATGCGGGGCATGTAAGGGATGAACGAGTCCCGTGCGCTTCGGCGAGCGACCGGCTTCTGCATTCAAGAGTGGAGCAGTGAGCCAGTCCGCTATGACGTCAAACATCGATATTTGAATGTCGGCCCCATTCCCTGTTAGCCCGCGCGCGATGAGGGCCTCAAGCACTGCTGCATGCGCCGTAGCCCCGGTTGCCAATTCGATGATCGGAATGCCGGCTACGGCAGGCTCCTCCGGGCCACCTGTAATGGACGCCAGGCCGCTCTCAGCTTGGATCAGATTATCAGATGTTCTGCGATGCGCGTATGGGCCTGTATCGCCGAAGGCCGAGA encodes:
- a CDS encoding CaiB/BaiF CoA transferase family protein, which encodes MRALDGIKVVSIERDIAAPFCTSRLADAGATVLTIDHRNSDLVPSPDASTPEPIGCLAWLNRGKSSIALDFATEIGRQTLERLIATADVFMQNLGPGAMDALGFPLERLCSAYPGLICCNISAFGDTGPYAHRRTSDNLIQAESGLASITGGPEEPAVAGIPIIELATGATAHAAVLEALIARGLTGNGADIQISMFDVIADWLTAPLLNAEAGRSPKRTGLVHPLHAPHGVFRSKDGKNILVSIRSDGEWTRLCLEVLEAPTLPDDPRFRTAADRIRNRRATDQAVSDVFATYSRGSLVRRLTDAKIAFADVNTMADLSAHPHLRRVTAETSDGRVSFPAPAPIVIGESRNYGVAPGWQSSDRSGPQLTAAFTLIARD